One stretch of Astatotilapia calliptera chromosome 3, fAstCal1.2, whole genome shotgun sequence DNA includes these proteins:
- the LOC113015196 gene encoding low affinity immunoglobulin gamma Fc region receptor II-b-like has translation MRKATDVDTACGTSWGVFSGSICIFRNVYIEDSGQYWCESGDGKKSNPVNITISPGPVILESPLIPALEGNTVSLRCKNSTDFTKTSTSISFYKNGIFIKSISTSTLIIRNINKSHEGLYKCSISGAGESPESWLAVRSRDSTAVIRDCKTILTSLCTAWIDCKKAYDSMPHTWILDQQD, from the exons ATGAGGAAAGCAACAGATGTTGATACAGCGTGTGGGACTAGCTGGGGAGTTTTCAGTGGGTCCATTTGCATCTTCAGAAATGTTTATATCGAAGACAGCGGACAGTACTGGTGTGAGAGCGgagatggaaagaaaagcaacccTGTAAACATCACCATTTCAC CTGGTCCTGTGATCCTGGAAAGCCCTTTAATTCCTGCGTTGGAGGGAAACACTGTGAGTCTGCGCTGTAAAAACAGCACAGATTTCACCAAAACCTCCACTTCCATATCCTTCTATAAAAATGGTATCTTCATCAAGAGCATCTCCACCAGCACTTTGATCATCCGCAATATCAACAAGTCTCATGAaggactctacaagtgcagcatCTCAGGAGCTGGAGAATCACCTGAGAGCTGGCTGGCTGTCAGAAGCAGAGACAGCACAG CAGTCatccgagactgcaagaccataCTGACCAGCCTGTGCACCGCCTGGATTGACTGCAAGAAAGCCTATGACTCGATGCCCCACACTTGGATCCTAGATCAACAGGACTAA
- the LOC113015207 gene encoding uncharacterized protein LOC113015207, translating to MPRKEDRKLAWLAALRLKHPPKRVYVCSFHFIDKKPTELHPNPELYLGYDRPPPKKRRRLTRTTLSVTASSNTNKNTESAPDSTVLRSVELDQASISTQPPEPHLHSVHTQWEDPSQQDHQYCNRSRRKDVQDKMTQCDEVAYFILQNDADALLYTGIALETFNTLVSTLEGYDNNEFTMPVRDQVLTTLMKLKSNRVIGDLSRQFHISQSMASKIISHWLDKLEEVLRPLIPWLPKETIQATMPEAFKKNFPNSTCIIDCSETLLQKPRNLGSRGESYSHYYSHNTVKYLVAVAPCGLIMFVSAAYGGRCSDKFITMDSGILTYLKPGDEVMADRGFTIKDLLFERKVRLVIPAFTKKRRPLTEEQVTYTRWIANVRIHVERAIRRLKVYKILSQIVPISMAPKVDKILRICAALVNLREDLIRDTQ from the exons ATGCCGCGGAAGGAGGATCGGAAACTGGCGTGGCTGGCAGCTTTAAGACTCAAACACCCTCCAAAGAGAGTTTATGTTTGCTCCTTTCATTTTATCGATAAAAAGCCCACAGAGCTACACCCCAACCCGGAGCTTTATCTGGGCTATGACCGACCCCCAccgaagaaaagaagaaggctCACTCGGACCACTTTGAGTGTGACAGCTTCCAGTAATacgaacaaaaacacagaatctGCACCCG ACTCCACAGTGTTACGTTCAGTGGAATTAGACCAGGCCAGCATCTCCAcacaaccccctgagccacattTGCACTCAGTCCACACACAGTGGGAGGATCCTTCGCAACAAGACCATCAATACTGCAACAGGTCTCGCAGAAAAGATGTGCAGGATAAGATGACTCAGTGTGATGAAGTTGCATATTTCATTCTTCAAAATGATGCAGACGCTTTGCTGTACACTGGGATAGCCTTAGAAACATTTAACACACTTGTGTCGACACTGGAAGGATATGACAACAATGAATTTACCATGCCTGTCCGAGATCAAGTCCTCACGACACTTATGAAATTAAAGAGTAACCGTGTAATAGGTGACCTAAGCCGCCAGTTTCATATATCACAAAGCATGGCCAGCAAGATCATCTCACACTGGTTAGACAAGCTGGAGGAAGTTCTCCGACCATTAATTCCATGGCTGCCAAAAGAAACTATTCAAGCAACTATGCCTGAAGCCTTCAAGAAGAACTTTCCAAATAGTACATGCATTATAGACTGCAGTGAGACCCTTTTACAGAAACCCAGAAATCTGGGCTCAAGAGGGGAATCATACAGCCATTATTATTCAcacaacacagtcaaatatttgGTTGCTGTTGCACCATGTGGACtaatcatgtttgtgtctgcggCATATGGCGGCCGATGTAGTGACAAATTTATCACAATGGACTCTGGAATATTAACATACCTAAAACCTGGTGATGAAGTCATGGCAGATAGAGGTTTTACAATTAAAGACTTACTCTTTGAGAGAAAAGTTAGATTAGTAATACCCGCTTTCACAAAAAAACGTAGACCGCTAACTGAGGAACAGGTAACATACACACGTTGGATTGCAAATGTAAGAATCCATGTTGAAAGAGCAATCAGACGCTTGAAAGTCTACAAAATACTTTCACAAATTGTTCCTATAAGCATGGCTCCTAAAGTAGACAAGATACTGAGAATATGTGCTGCTCTAGTGAACTTAAGAGAGGATCTCATTCGTGATACACAATAA